A region of Pseudopipra pipra isolate bDixPip1 chromosome 10, bDixPip1.hap1, whole genome shotgun sequence DNA encodes the following proteins:
- the TM4SF18 gene encoding transmembrane 4 L6 family member 18 isoform X2, with protein sequence MALETCGSCLSCLLIPLALWSIVVNILLYFPNGKALHAASYQLPSYVWYFEGICFSGVMILLLAVILMTLECSVFYRCCQSESCNKTYRSFISIVLALLGVAFSGYSCIIFTLGLIQGPFCNSSSGWDYIFKDTAGGYLTDYPAWSRCTEPANIVEWNVILLSILIALSGLQLIICFLKVAAELKRTLCGTYSVFVQAGIL encoded by the exons ATGGCTTTAGAGACATGTGGAAGCTGTTTGAGTTGCCTGCTGATACCTCTTGCACTTTGGAGTATTGTTGTGAACATCCTCCTGTACTTCCCGAATGGGAAAGCTCTGCATGCAGCCAGTTACCAGCTCCCCAGCTACGTGTGGTATTTTGAAGGGATCTGTTTCTCAGGTGTCATG ATCCTTCTTTTGGCAGTAATTCTGATGACACTGGAGTGTAGCGTATTCTATCGGTGCTGCCAGAGTGAGAGCTGTAACAAAACCTACAGA AGTTTTATTTCAATTGTGCTAGCCCTGCTTGGAGTTGCTTTCTCAGGATACAGTTGCATCATTTTTACCCTGGGTTTGATTCAAGGCCCTTTCTGTAATTCATCAAGTGGATGGGATTATATTTTCAAAGACACTGCTGGGGG GTACCTCACAGATTACCCTGCCTGGTCTCGATGCACAGAACCTGCTAACATAGTGGAGTGGAATGTCATTTTACTCTCCATTCTCATAGCTCTCAGTGGGCTGCAGCTGATCATCTGTTTTCTCAAAGTGGCTGCTGAGTTGAAGCGAACGCTCTGTGGGACCTATTCTGTTTTTGTCCAG GCTGGGATTCTCTGA